The Drosophila sulfurigaster albostrigata strain 15112-1811.04 chromosome 3, ASM2355843v2, whole genome shotgun sequence genomic sequence ttttgggaTATCTGTCGATTCATCGCTTAATAATGTTTATGTAGCAattgtattacatttaatattgtatttaaggCATCGTGTTAATTTCCGCCGTTAATTAACATTCACTTTCGAAGTAAAATGTGACGTTCCGCACTCGTAATTCCCGCTGTCAACTCGTTTGAtcagaaaaacaaatacaacaaccaGAATTAAATGACAGAGTTGAACAAAAGTTCAGGTTTCTACCCTAAAATTTGATAGTACTCGAAGTAGGCTTTGTCGGCTGACTCAACCGATAAAGTAGTTAAACATTTATAGACATTTTATGAGTATTCTGTGTTGAgacagaaaagaaaatgtattaatataatatatatatttctcgTTTGCCTTTGCAGAAAGTTCCGGTGTGCCTCATACAGTTTATAAGGgtaatcacaaaaaatatacaaaagaatgCTTAATAATTTTCGACAAGGAAACGGGTGCTATCACAATAGAGAAGCTAAATCACAATATACAAGTCAAGAAGACAAGGTAacgtaattgaattttaatcaatttttgaacgaatattaaatttaattcaatttacagAAGCGAAATGTCAAACAAGCCAAGCTTGATGCCAGCTACAAATGCGCCCTCCGCTTTCCCCAATGGTAGTGGACCCGGACCCGGATCCGTATCCGGCTCTGGCTCTTTGCCCGTGCCCTCCTCGGGTCCTCGACCCACGCCGGAGAACAGCACCATGCGCATAACATCCAAGACGAAAGTGTCCACAGGCAGTCGACGGAATAACATAAGTGAGTGAAGAGTTATGGGGGGAATCTTGGTATGCATCATGCTAATGTTATTGCCATATCTTGCAGTTGATTACAAGCCCCGCAATTCGCCCATGCAGCAGAGCTCACCATCGCGTCCAGTTGCCTCGCATCGCAGTCCACAATCAGCACCAGCGTAAGTTAAATCATAATGTGCCAACTCGACGAGCTGTTTGTTGAAACGATTTACTTTCAGCTGGCATGCCAACAATGCGCAACAAACATTGCCAAGCATCCCCATGCTGTTGGACGATGATGACTTTGGTCTCGGTGCAGCAATGCATAATGGCGGTCAGGCGAATATCTCGGGCTCCTCGACGGGTTCCTCGGTTGGCCAGCCGGATTATGCGTCATCACACGGGCACATGGGCAAACAAAGACAGGCGCCGTTGCAAAATCATGCCAAGCGTCAGCAGCTGACTCAACGCTCCAGTCCACCCATGCAgcatttgcagcagcaacggcacgagcaacagcaacaacaacaccaccagcagcagcaacatcagcagcagcagaattaTGGtcgtggcagcagcaacagcaacaactacgcacaacaacagcagctgcagcaacagcgaccATCGTTTAGCAACCATAACAGCAATAGCATGCCCCTGGATCTGGACTCGCCTAGCCATCATGATCTGTCCTCACAGTCCGTTGCGCAAGCGGCTGCCGCGTTGGAACAGGTTTGTTGTCGTCCTTCGACGCAATTAAGAATTCATAGTTTGTCATATGATATAAAATTGCTCATACAAAATCTTTTTAATTGCAGGAAATGGCCTCCAGTTCGAGTTCTGATTCGGATTCGAGTGACAGCGATAGTGGCAGCGATTCGGATGACAGCAGTGTTCAGGATCAACCTCAGTCacagcatcatcaacatcaaatgcagcatcagcagcaccacaatcaacatcatcagcagcaacatttgaaTCAGCTGCCCAATTTGGGACTTGGTTCGATATCGCCTGCTTACAACAaccatcatcagcaacagcaatcgcatcatcatcaccagcagcaacaacaacaacaacaccaacaacagatGCAGCAGTCTGGCATTTATGCATCCAACAATGGATTCCCCAATGATTTGCTACAAAACGATCTGCAATTGTCCTCAAATTCgtccgatgatgatgacgattaGCCGTTTTTAATTCTCTTAACGTGTTTAGCTGTAATTAtataacacacaaacaacaacaaaaactggaAAACTAGACAGAGAACAaccaataaatgtaaaaacaaaatctaataacaagaAACAGCAAAACTGAAAATACACCTTTTATCGATATTGATTCTCTCTGCgtttaattaagttgaaattattaaatggtGAATTTAATTGCTagtgaaatttttataaataaattattagttCTAtgcattcaaaacaaaaaaaaaacatacaatcATAACATATAatctattaaataataatttttaacattatctataaaatttcaattacacaagatacaaaaagaaaacaacgtGCTGCATCAAAAactacaaagaaaaaaacgttaacgaatgtaattgtaattgtaaaaacaagacaacaaaaaaacacaaaaacaaagaatgaTACGTACGTTTGCCAATATTTCAATGTACATTAATTTTAGTACGAAATCCAAGGTTATGTGAAACTTGTTGGGAATCCTGAAGAGCGCGcgcaatatttataaagataCACAACAGATACTACGATACTACTACtacgacaacaaacaaattatttagtttctaatggaatatacacacactcatacacacacacacacaatcacacatttaattgttaagtgacaaaagtgaaaaggagaaaaagaaaaaatgaccAGAGCGGATTTTTGCCATTAATTACGCATTTTATTCTAAGCAATTTTCAGCTAACATTTAGagataatatacaatttgacaaataatcaaacaaacaaacaaaccaacaaacacCAAAAGAGACACGACGGACagagcaaccaacaacaatagcaataattaaatcaatcaattaaatcacaacaacaacaacagcaacgcatgcttataatttgtaattatcaATTAGTTTATgcttttctatttgtttaatacattttacttTTGACTTCATTTATGCCAAATTGGATTTAACTACATATGATTTCTTTTTGTCATTGTTATGCAATAAATAGTTTATGTTTAagtataattttcaattatatttgttaGCCTAccattatacatatttagtatattacaAGCAAgagtattttgtaattaattgctACAGCGCCCTTTGATTAGTGCCCCCGTTAACTACAACAGTGCGGAATGAAGacattaatgttttttttagctcatgttttatttgaatttatttgtaatttttttaat encodes the following:
- the LOC133841883 gene encoding ell-associated factor Eaf, encoding MMMTKQKSTLNERLNIGDEVRELKLGATFNPKNTSTAFHTIKYDFKPASVDTSRMATVDVGSNNQVTVTVPNLESSGVPHTVYKGNHKKYTKECLIIFDKETGAITIEKLNHNIQVKKTRSEMSNKPSLMPATNAPSAFPNGSGPGPGSVSGSGSLPVPSSGPRPTPENSTMRITSKTKVSTGSRRNNIIDYKPRNSPMQQSSPSRPVASHRSPQSAPAWHANNAQQTLPSIPMLLDDDDFGLGAAMHNGGQANISGSSTGSSVGQPDYASSHGHMGKQRQAPLQNHAKRQQLTQRSSPPMQHLQQQRHEQQQQQHHQQQQHQQQQNYGRGSSNSNNYAQQQQLQQQRPSFSNHNSNSMPLDLDSPSHHDLSSQSVAQAAAALEQEMASSSSSDSDSSDSDSGSDSDDSSVQDQPQSQHHQHQMQHQQHHNQHHQQQHLNQLPNLGLGSISPAYNNHHQQQQSHHHHQQQQQQQHQQQMQQSGIYASNNGFPNDLLQNDLQLSSNSSDDDDD